AGCGTCCCAATTAAATCATCTAGTTTAGAGAACACAACACAACCAGAATGTTGTTTTAAAGCTGAATATTATAGCTTATATCGGATACCTGGAATGCGGTTAGCAGTGGTATCTAGGATACGCGTTTCTTCATATTTGCGACTCCACGGTTGAATGCACCTTCATCCTAAAGTTAGTGTTCACAAAGACGGATCCAAATTCAGTCGAAATATAATTCGCGGGATAACTCGAACTATTACAAATTGAATGAATATTAAAGTGTTACATATGATACTAATGGTGCCATGGTTACCTATTCACTCACTACTACATTTGCAACATGAAAACAATGGTGGTAATGGTGcataacatttaaaataaaatgaatcatatTTAGAATAATATAAGAAATATACTTGGTAGAATACAAAATTGGAAAATATATTTTCAGTGAACTGAATACAAACTACTTTTCGGTATGAGTAAACAATTAGCTTAACTGCCTGTTAATAATTAACATTTAAcagatgaaattatttattacaaatCTATAAATCTATATTTAGAGGTTatccataatatgttgattgaaaggggttatccacaaggattcctgaagaaacacttgcatttaacaaataagaaagtaaagatatcaacagctgcgaagaaaccactcttcctgaaactacGATTCAACGGCCATTTagctgatgatgtactacgggatagactgactaaagcagttaagagaacgtttaatgctgccgacctctttctttcttactcgacacgatctatggtgattccccaactaaaggataagttgcctggttatgccaattctatgtgtatctataaattcagctgctcctgtggagaaagctatattgggcgcactaccagacaactgaaccaaagagttagtgaacacctcccttcgtggttaggaaaaggtatggtcaagtcgatacggagctcgattctttcacacttgattgatagcggtcacgaagttgacagaaaccagtcttttaaagttatttatcgtattcctactacttttccttatggggttcgatctcgtctcctacacatagcagaagctataggaattcgatccaacaacccaagtctttgtgttcataagaagtttgtaacacccttatccctcccttggccttactaagtaattttattttccatactctttcttcgtttatttttcttcacccccctatcaattatttacttataatttttctaatattcgcttccaattatctgaacacttcttattacgtaatcttataatttctatgattgttatttcagtgtctatatttttctaatcattgacctattttcctattatgtattatgtaacattgattcaagccttttattattcttatcacaactagtacacctgtcattatactatcaatttgtactttacacttatcattaattttgattatgtaatctattccactgttatcattgactcataaactgccttgattggtttaataatttcgtatatgcatataaatattactgtatattagagtaaagcctgatgaggatctaatcgaaaacaatattgttcgcttatatatgttgttctaaatctaTAAACTACTAAAATTGATATCAGCGATTATTTcacaaaattttcattttgtcGAATAAGAACCAATAAAAATTAATCATACTACTGTCAGTGTACTAGTTAATACAAAATTTAGGAactgaataatttcatttggtGGGATTATTACACAAACACTTTCTATTTGAAAAATtgcatttattttataatacaatactaattcctatggcttctgtcTTCCCAcgatcaacttgtacttttaactatcatgcttggtgacgtattctatttcattgtgattattgactcaaatagccttgattggtctaaaattttcgtatatatattcatgtatattagagtaaagcctgatgacgatctaattgaaaacaattgttcgcttacatgtatTGTTCTAAAGCGGTTACGTATTTACATAACATTCAACTGCAATAATATAACTTAGCTACCTAACAGACTACTGATAATTAATTAAAGGTAACAATAAAAATCATAAGAAAATTTACATTGAAGTTTATGAAGCATTATGTCCTAACAAGTAAATATTCACACTATTTTTTTCAGGTCACTTACCATAAAGACAACCAACCACACGAGACTTCCGTGTGAGGTTTGCTTACGTTACCGTCTTTAATTGTATAAACACTAATGAAGTGTTTCCATATCGTAAATCGGAACAACTTGTATGATGTAAGGAAATGGTATGTTCATATAGATAAAATTTAATGTGGCGCATATTAATGACTGTAATTGCAATTCTCACAGTAAACAGACTAGATACAGCGAAAACTCAAAAGTACCCAATCTTAGTGCACTAAAATTTGTTACAGATTATCTACTATATAAACATACTGTAATTTCACCATATAAACACGAGTAAAAATACACCAAACCAGCTTATTTTTGTAGGTGGGACATTGAAATATTTATCCACCACATCTCAAATCTTATATAAAACTTCCCCACCATaagaaattacagaattttgacTGATTTTGTGGGATAGTTCGTGACTGATTTACAGAAGTCATACGGAAAAACTGATGAAATTGACCATGTTGAAAGTAACAGTTATTTATGATGACAATAGTTACAGATCTCACTGCATCACAGGTCGACTGGAATTAAAAATGCGAACCGTTAGATTTCATCTTAGTGATCGATATGTATTGTCCATACTGAGACCGGAAAGGGCgatactataatttatggacgagccaatcagaagtgttCAAAGGATTTTCAGGTCGCGGCGCCAAtctcagtacctgatgctcatatgcaatcggttcacagaggatttcagagaagacgtgacaattaagcgCCTACAATAAGTGGgattactaagaagttcctttatgtgtaattgcggtaatcgaAAGACTTGTAGATCCTGTCTAGACTACCGTGatattgtccttcgatgtaatatatgttggaggaaaacgtctgctagaataggaactattttcgctcgatccagattgagactaaggcaaattataataattgttgcGAATTGTACAGTAAAAGCACCaataacattggctgcaatattcgcagatgttactgaagcttcggctgttcaatGGTATTAGTATCGTGGGGATATATGggtaataaaaatgacacacttagacaaccggagtacacacaaacaatattgaagccaTGTAGTCGAGGCTGAGTTTTTGCGaacttatcatggctccagagaccgagtattatggagccatatggatggaTTCCTCTCCCTTATGTATTACGATTTcagaacctctttctaaccttgacaaatctttggaccatgtaaaagaagtgtattcaCTTTAATTCATTGGTTTtgcataatatatttttactccgTACTGTTCCCTGATTGGCTAGTATTCTCAAGGTCACCCGAGATTTGTTATGGACATGATAACAGATAGGGTTGTGGGTGCTTATTCCTTACGAGTTCCAAATTAGGGTCCGACAGAAGTCCAGTGGTCGATAGTTGTTTAGTCGTTATCaattgatgaaaatcacattcaaatagtaaatcatataatttgCAATGATTTCTGAGTTGAATTTATCTTTCTTATTCTCGAAACAGTTTTGTTGCGCAGACCCATCGAATGGTCGATGCAGGCTACATGGTTGAGGTGGTCGTGATAGTCACAATCAATGATTCGAAAACTTCCGATAGTACAACTTAGAATTATTCACTTTTTACCTTCAACTTGTGCATTTTTTCATAAATACTTTTTCATAGTCTTCTCGAATTATATTCCCAAGGTTTATTCTTCCCTATTATCGCTGTTAATATTACTTCGATCTCTCTAGATATTTGTCTCGTTATGTCAATATGGTAAGGTTACAAATTAGACCAATAAACATCCCACAGGGTTTATGTCTCTCAGACATCTAATTATACCTATTTACTTAAATCTTAAAGTGTGAGTTTTAAAGATACGTTTCTTAGGTAATAAGAAAGCTACTGAATATGTACAGTTCTCAAACCAATATATGCGAATCTATTTCGACTTACACTTTTCATTAATCTTCATATCATCTACAGAACATAACTGTTTACAGATAACCGTAATTTATAATTCACCATCCAACCTCTACACGACTGACTCCACACTTACAGTTTTCTAGTATCCCTTTAGAGTGTAACGGGATGCCATGGATGGAACCAGTCCATCTGTTCTGTATGCTAGCTTCACTATTAACCCTTCAATAATTGACAAAGATATGCTTGCACCAGATTTTGCCTATTCAACATATTTACATCATTaggattttaataaatttaagtaGCTACACAGTTCGTGAGCTTTTAAATAAGGCTGGCCTCAAAAGTGATACATCCAAACATCTTTTTCCTTCTAATTTCAACTACAAAACCGTTAGATAATGTGGTATTCATGTCACAAATCAATCACTAGATGATCATTTAGTGGATGATCGTTTACTAGCACATACATTTTGCTAGATATGGATTAAAATCCTCCAACTCCTTTAGTGAGCAAAAAAGAGTAACTAACGAGTAATGAACTTCAGAGATTTAATTTACATGAAAATAACTATTaaaactattatatatatatatatatatatatatatatatatatatatatatatatgaagcaAGCTTTAAAATAATGGAAAATGAAAGGCTATCGATTTCGGATCAACTATGAGTGAGAAGGGTTCAACTTGAATTTAGAAAGTTAGATTGGTTTCAGTGCAACAGAACAACGATACTgtcttgaaaataataaaaaaattgtaaatGTTTAGTTATTTACAAGCATAACATTTTAACATATGTCAGCGGCTTATTTTACTATCattaacaatagtaataatctaCTGACTGTCTGATACACAGTACAAAGGAACTATAATACTAGTCATAAGTTAAAATTAGATTCAAACTTATGACTACTATACAAAAAGCATATGTCTAATAGATAACTGTTTAAGTTAAAGGTTAGAGTAGTCTTTGTATGATATAATTAAGAAATATGAGCTTGTTCTAGAACTGCTTCTGTGAACTGAGTTGTAGATGAAGAACCACCGATATCAGAAGTTAATGCTTTCTTAGACTTAATAATTTTAAGTAAAGCTGTTTCAATTTTATTAGCAAAACTTTCTAAATTGATATGACGTAATAAGTTTGCGCTGGCTAATAGAATTGCTGTTGGATTAGCCATGTTTTTGCCTGATGCCAAATTGAATGAATGTCTAGTGCCTGGTTCAAAAACTGCGAACTAAAAATACAAAGAAGAATAACATTTTAATATGAAATAAGTCACTGAAAATACTCGAATATTGTTATCCTCTAAGTTTtgaatttataattaatattgTTTAAAGAAATCCATTAAAATACTACTCATCATTAGCTTCATTTTCGAAATAATATaaagaatataaaataaatattgtaacCATTCTATTCTAATATTTGAatttttattaatgatatatTTTTGCTAAAAGAAATACGCCCGTACAAAGTGAATTCCATATTCAATGCTTCAAtaggtaaataaacaaattgtaaTGACTActaactaatatatttatataaaatgtaTAGTCCATTCGATGAACTATGAATACACTGTCATCGCTCTTCTTCTATGACCATGCTTATCAATAAAGTCTAACAATAAAAGTAAATTAATCGAATAGCAAACCTTGAGTACATACAGATGTCTTATTTGAGTAAGTACGTTTTCTTGTATACGCACTATTTCACTTGTAGTTAAACTGAATCTTAATTTTCATCTCGAAAAGTCACATACTCCACAAAATCCCTAGCAAATGTAAACCGTTAAGTTCAagctcataataataatctttacGTGCAATGCACCTccttatttaacaaaatatctTGATGGTTGAAAATAATTGAGTAGAACCCAAATGGTTCAACTTTTGTCGAGATTAAAATTGATTCCACAGATACTAGATAAATTTAGGtcaacaaattataattatgttGCTGAATAGATTGTATACAAGCCCTAAAGGATGTGTAAATTTACTTTCAGAGTGCCATATCATCACCATTTAAGAGTATAAAACATAGATAACAGCTTCGAAATATACTTCGAACTACCATGGGGACAAGCACCAATGAAccacataaaataaataagtatttgaAACTCAAACTAACTTCATGACTATATGATACACCCGGTACAACCCCAGCACCACCGACCAGACCAGCAGCAAGATTATCAACAATGTTGCCATATAGGTTTGGCATAACCATCACATCAAATTGTTCAGGATTACTGACCAGTTGCATGCAACAATTATCTATAATCATTGAATTAAACTGAATATGTGGATAAAGTTTGGCCATATTTTGACAAGTCTCGAGAAATAAACCATCACTTAATTTCCTGAgtaaaaaattaacaaaaaaatattgaaaatacaGCAGCGATATATTTAATGGACCTTTATTtagataaatattaaaattaaaaaataagtaCGTTTAAAAATGTATATCACAAGGGTGTGTTATCCACTAAACCCCGTTTGGCTAACTTTAGATTTCCATGTTTAATAACTGTAGTACCCCTCAGATCAACAGACTGAAACAAGTAGATCCTTTAAAAAACCTCTACCTTACCAATGTAGTCCACCGTAAGATTTTAGCTGACAAGACAGCGCATATGTGTCTTTGTAATACACAATGACCTAAATAAATACATAGGCTACTCATTCTCTCAAAATCCTTAAATCTGTGTGCACTACTGAATTGGATATTAAGTTTTATAAGCTCTTTTGAGGAAGTCTGTGTTCTTGTGTCCGTCTTGTCTAATTGTGAGGACTTAGAGTTAGCAGTCCACCTTTTGTTCGTAACGaggaataatagtaatatattttaaaatataacacTTATCACCTTATCTTTGTATATGAATTACAAACAACAAGGTATAAGTACACGTTTTGAACAGGGACCATTTAATATTGTCAAAACATTTGAAAgcaaatacataaatataagtGAACACTTACATAATGTTAGCTTTATGAACAGCAGTAACTTTCCTACGCTTATTGCGCACAGCATAATCAAATGCAAATTTTGCGATTCGTTCAGAGTTACTTCGTGTTATGATTTTTAAGGACTCAATTACTCCCTTAACAGATTCATGTTCCAGTGATGAATACTCTCCTTCTATCTGCTCACGTATGATGACTAAATCAAGATTTTGATGAAAGCTTGGGATCCCCTTCAACGTACGAATATGAACAACATTGGCAAACAGATCCAAAGCTCGtctataacaaataaataaaacaatgagaAATGCGATTTATCACCGAAGTAGGCACTCTCGaaaagaaataatttaaatataatacaATTACGGTGGTAATTGCTTTGCAAAAATGTATCACCTATCATATGAAATGTATAAATACTTATGAATGAAACTGCAAATATTCAGAACATTTTTACACGGAAACATTTTCTTTCTATTTCTTATTAGCATGTGTAGTCAGTATCGAGAACAAACCACtttaaaacaatcatttattttttttcaataattgcTTGGTGCAGAAGATAAAGAGAAAAAACTCATTTTCACTTCCACATGTTAACTTTGCTTAATTAACTACTACCAAATGCCTAAACAGCGACTTTTTAAATAAACGCACAAGTAATGATTAAAATATCGTGTATTTTATTAAACTATGGTATTCGTGTGGAGTCACAATGAAAAGCTAAATGAAAAGTATTTCTATGACTAATTTGTGATTTCCCAAGATATAAACAGAAATTTTAAACTGGCTAGAATGTTATTGCAAGCACCAAACTAACAAGATTAGTAATAACTACGattattttctgaaatatttattcattgacaTTAAGTAACTAGATATCTTAGCAAACGGCAAAAGCTGGATGGATTGCTTGTGGAGCTTTCAGGGATCACAATAACTTCAAAATCCTCAGCATGAGCTACAAATATCCTCCATCACTTCAAAATGACAATAACATCCTTTATTGATGTAAATTAAACCTCAAGAACTTCACCGACAAGAAGAACAAGTACATTACAACCGAAAACGACAACTTTTGAAGGACCAGCAAACCTACCTTGATGCTTGATGATAATGCAAACCTggtatttttatttaactaacTACAAGAAATTCTTCAGAAATAATAGACATCAATAAGATTATAATATCTAATTGGTGCCAGAATTGATATAAAACTATCTACAGAAAAAAGAATCAAATTGTATTACATaaataatgtattcaaaaattacGAGAAAGCTTCAGTTAAGTATCTTGAATTTAGTAAAACGATTCTCAAAATGAACAAGTATGGAAGGAAACCACTTTGTACACAATTCCtatttatttaacaaattttTATACTAAGTAATCCAACAAATAGTCGAGTTCATACTTAGGGCACCTTCTAGTCTAAATCGCCTTAAGGAATAAGACCGAATATTTTTCATCTTTCGGCAATCAGTACAGAAAATCACTTTACATAAAATATGATCATGAAAAAAGAAAGCTGTTGTCAATTTACTGTTAACAATAGAGGCATAAACATCAACATTGTAAACACGACAGAAAAAAGGATAAACTGTAAAAATATAGCTCTTAGTTGATCAGAAACAAAGACATACCTCATTCTTAGATTAAGTGCACTAGATCCCTGAGTTTCGACAGGTGTACGAACAATTCCTTTTAAAGCAACCTTGTTTTTTGTAACAGAGTTGACAGCATTATAGAGACCACCATTTGGATCTAAATTATCGCTAAATCTGAGGGGAAAAATCAAATATGCTACCAATCTATTTCTTACCCAAAGTTCACCTCCTCAAACTGAACAGGTACATTGAATTCTTTAAAAACTGACTTTACACAAACGAAGAGTTCTGGCCATACCCCATCACCGGGTAGGAGGGTAACAGTCTTCTTCTCCTCAGCATTTGACAAAGTACTCTGAATTGTACAAGAAATTAAAAACAATATCATGACGATGTTTAAAAGGACAAAGAATGCTTAACAACTAAGCCATCCAGTTTAAAGAAACCacaccaaaatcatccacctgcgCAACAAATTTTATTGACCATCTCAGAACACAGATTTTCAGCTTAAAACCCCTATTTTAAAAACGATTggtatttcttcttttttgatcAGTTTTCCTAGTCTTTACCCTTTTAAAGTTATAAAGCCTACTGTTTTTGCTTTCATTGAATTCAATtaaaaaatcaggaagaataTCAGATTTTAAGGTAGTTTTCATCTTGTACTTGTTAACCTGATAgttcaattataaattaattcattttccCAACAACCTTTAGTTTTTATAATACAAATTACTATCTTTTGAGCTATGGTTATGAAACCTTTTTATCAACAACCGTGTTGTTTTTCCATGGGGAAAAGCTGCATATACTATGGTAAGGCTAGAGGCTAATACTCTAAATTCCGAACAGATTTCACATTCGAAATATTTAAAAGGCTTAACAAGGCAGGATGCATTAGAATGTGCAAAAACACTGCTCAAACACCCGTGGCATTTCACTTATAAGTGTTCCCAAAAAGTTAAGAAACACAAGAGTGATCATAGAATCGAGGAGTAAGGATTTAGGTTCAAAAGTTCGCTTCCAATAAGTGAGAGAAAGTAGAGTAACACAATGACTCATTTCCTACTAAAGTTAGCGGAATCACTAATTCTTAAGATTTGTAGGTCAGGTAGTTGAACAACAGATTAAGGGACAAACAGGGCATAATTACAGAAGGTAATTTTCAAGCCTggataagaaaaatatttaatactgaGAAATAGACAAACTGCAGTAAACTGGTGAGAATGTGTCTAAAGATCTGTCACTCACCACAAGAATGAAGAGAGTTGAACCAAAAACGACTCAATTTGGGTTTAAAAGTAGATTGATAAGTCCAACAGTAGTTGACTTTCAGGTAGCAAAAGGGGTTTAGAAGTGGACGAAGTCACTACTGATAGTCTTGAGCTAGCGCTGTTAACCACGAATAGTGGCCATTATGTGAACTCCAACCAGGTAGGCTGCACCTATAAACATAACTAAATCAAGCAGCCAACGACGCGTCttagtttggccgcccctagttTCCTTCAAATCAACTGATTCGGTCGACATTTGAGCTGTGGTAGGATATACACAACATATCTTCTAGCCACTTCGGTCGACGAAAACTCATTAAGATCGACCGATTTATCTAGTACCATTCACCTAAACTCACTCGATCGTTCCATCGAACGCGAAGAATGATACGAAGACGTCTACggtcaacaatcgtagtgtttcttgacatcagCGTCGCTTGCGATTCGATGGACAGGACTGTCCTCTGAGATTgcctattgaagaagggtgtgcctgggaagtttattaacatctcggaagccctatatacaaacacttTAGGTAGGATGAGGGTAAACAACTAACACTCTCCATCGCTTCATTCAGGTAGTGGGGATAGGCAGGGTTTCTCAATCTCATCATTCCTCTTCAACCTTGCCATCAACGGAGTTCTGGAAACAACTCTGTTGGATGTAGAtaatggtggtgtggatctgttgcctcgAGAAACACTTCTCGACCTTGGGTATACGGACGATATTGTCTCACTGCCCCAGGCCACGTAATCCTCATTTAACTAGTTGGCAGTCAGTGTCCGTAGGTCTGGCATGTGCTTTGCAAAGTAATTCTACAAGACCGACAAGACCCTGCATTCACTTTGGGTAGTGAGCAGATAGAAATAGTtgagttcgtgtatctaggtagctgtgGAGGTGCTGgt
The sequence above is drawn from the Schistosoma mansoni strain Puerto Rico chromosome 3, complete genome genome and encodes:
- a CDS encoding putative isocitrate dehydrogenase: MKTTLKSDILPDFLIEFNESKNSRLYNFKRSTLSNAEEKKTVTLLPGDGVWPELFVCVKSVFKEFNVPVQFEEVNFGFSDNLDPNGGLYNAVNSVTKNKVALKGIVRTPVETQGSSALNLRMRRALDLFANVVHIRTLKGIPSFHQNLDLVIIREQIEGEYSSLEHESVKGVIESLKIITRSNSERIAKFAFDYAVRNKRRKVTAVHKANIMKLSDGLFLETCQNMAKLYPHIQFNSMIIDNCCMQLVSNPEQFDVMVMPNLYGNIVDNLAAGLVGGAGVVPGVSYSHEFAVFEPGTRHSFNLASGKNMANPTAILLASANLLRHINLESFANKIETALLKIIKSKKALTSDIGGSSSTTQFTEAVLEQAHIS